Proteins encoded within one genomic window of Anastrepha ludens isolate Willacy chromosome 4, idAnaLude1.1, whole genome shotgun sequence:
- the LOC128859725 gene encoding uncharacterized protein LOC128859725, protein MEDNRKAPLSMDKVPFKKRRTVVGPWKDIKEFNSVYEWLYGEETDIPLQKRALSQINTWCLRRSTQCPAGVLATRGLLEVKHKDEEQAQNALTEAVLQTLYASAFIRFFNFMSSTMQTHNMRTMYDTARMLGLPSFVVDLRHICAHGQVLPPLDVLRSSVTHCLTWLRDYYWIPQLETMCDVDASKIRRKDKTQFEENVTKLFVIYDAALECYCKGAHNMKSGKRHITGKRLAQLRVYYADHKLTSLKDTLEVVVNELIWQVRREIGIKDMPEIFIEALLKMKYFFSVGESHSSGEPLEFIIAATQKFFRMLAVHGFIEDLFYSLIDLAENTIVTETRRAGASFWASRIAAGFVAFRKCKQMYKIELEENPNAPDVDFTTLNQENITKKVKRYLIYAGVDLKCTPIFGDSMRRPWLWIVERSFVENKISCINQYTAPIVKSLLPLVEPPLTTAEIRGISQLVDAFFGKKVGLKKELKKPSNTDDTIHTAAELLQALGKQGEHEPMECDVNDSVDNNKQRPGLWTLENDNEICNWSICPLGRLPWE, encoded by the exons ATGGAAGATAATAGAAAAGCGCCACTTAGCATGGACAAAGTGCCCTTTAAAAAAAGGAGGACAGTCGTTGGCCCATGGAAAGATAT TAAAGAATTCAACTCTGTCTATGAGTGGTTATACGGTGAAGAAACTGATATACCGCTGCAAAAGCGTGCTTTAAGTCAAATTAATACGTGGTGCTTGCGCCGTAGTACCCAATGTCCAGCGGGCGTACTCGCAACCAGAGGGCTTCTCGAAGTAAAACACAAAGACGAAGAACAAGCTCAAAATGCACTAACTGAGGCCGTCCTACAAACATTATATGCCAGTGCTTTTATACGTTTCTTCAACTTTATGTCGTCTACAATGCAAACACATAATATGCGTACAATGTACGACACTGCACGAATGCTGGGACTGCCCTCCTTTGTAGTCGATCTGCGGCACATTTGTGCCCACGGCCAAGTGCTTCCACCCCTCGATGTATTGCGGAGTTCGGTAACGCACTGTTTGACATGGCTACGTGATTACTATTGGATTCCGCAACTTGAAACAATGTGTGACGTAGATGCGAGTAAAATACGCCGCAAAGACAAGAcacaatttgaagaaaatgttacgaaattatttgtaatttatgatGCAGCACTAGAGTGCTATTGCAAAGGCGCGCATAATATGAAGAGTGGCAAACGACATATTACTGGCAAGCGATTGGCTCAATTGAGAGTATACTACGCGGACCATAAGCTTACTTCGTTGAAAGATACTCTGGAGGTAGTAGTAAATGAGTTAATATGGCAAGTTAGACGTGAGATCGGGATTAAAGATATGCcagaaatttttattgaagCTTTATTAAAGATGAAATATTTCTTCTCTGTTGGAg AGTCTCATAGCTCTGGTGAACCACTTGAATTTATTATTGCCGCAACACAGAAGTTCTTCCGAATGTTGGCCGTTCATGGATTCATTGAAGATTTATTTTATAGCTTGATAGACTTGGCAGAGAATACCATTGTAACAGAAACACGTCGTGCTGGGGCCAGTTTTTGGGCTTCCCGAATAGCTGCGGGCTTTGTGGCGTTCCGTAAATGCAAACAAATGTATAAAATCGAACTGGAGGAG AATCCTAATGCACCCGACGTAGACTTCACAactttaaaccaagaaaatataacgaaaaaagttaaaagatatttaatttaCGCTGGAGTAGACTTAAAATGTACACCTATTTTTGGAGATTCTATGCGGCGGCCTTGGCTTTGGATTGTTGAAAGAAGCTTTGTAGAAAACAAGATAAGCTGTATTAATCAGTATACAGCGCCAATAGTTAAAAG TTTACTGCCGCTTGTGGAGCCACCGCTTACAACTGCAGAGATAAGAGGCATCTCACAACTTGTCGACGCCTTCTTCGGCAAGAAAGTTGGTCtgaaaaaagagttaaaaaaaccGTCAAACACTGATGATACCATACACACAGCTGCTGAATTATTGCAAGCTCTTGGTAAACAGGGCGAGCACGAACCAATGGAATGTGATGTTAACGACTCAGTCGATAATAATAAACAACGGCCTGGATTATGGACGCTTGAGAATg ATAATGAAATATGCAACTGGTCAATATGCCCCTTAGGACGTCTGCCATGGGAATAG